One genomic region from Bacillus sp. SLBN-46 encodes:
- a CDS encoding PadR family transcriptional regulator: protein MDKEIMKGSIDILLLSIVSKRDMYGYEMVKTLKENSNELYNMSEGTLYPALKRLENKDWIESYWENPEVGSRRKYYRITEDGKKELERKLSEWNKVHNLINKCSEGIAWIKTLRPTLTR, encoded by the coding sequence TTGGATAAGGAAATTATGAAAGGAAGCATCGATATATTGCTTCTTTCGATCGTAAGCAAAAGGGATATGTATGGATATGAGATGGTCAAGACGTTAAAAGAAAACAGCAACGAGCTATATAACATGAGTGAGGGCACTCTATATCCTGCATTAAAAAGACTAGAAAACAAGGATTGGATTGAGTCTTACTGGGAAAATCCGGAGGTCGGGTCAAGGAGAAAGTACTACCGCATCACGGAGGATGGCAAGAAGGAGTTAGAGAGAAAACTGTCTGAATGGAATAAGGTACACAACTTAATTAATAAATGTTCGGAGGGAATAGCTTGGATCAAAACATTAAGACCTACGTTGACCAGATAG
- a CDS encoding sigma-70 family RNA polymerase sigma factor, translating to MTFSANDGILNEKLFISLFETHKDSIYRMAYMYMKNQADSLDIVQEVAYRAFKNRNSLKELGYFKTWIMKITINASIDFLRKKQKVVELPFTRELGTQQTEDEYSDLLLNELLHALDEDEKRLIYLKYYQEYTFQEISEIVDSPVSTVKSKIYRTLEKIRLDYPKEELS from the coding sequence ATGACCTTTTCTGCCAATGATGGAATCCTAAATGAGAAGTTATTTATTAGCTTATTTGAAACACATAAAGATTCGATCTATCGGATGGCCTATATGTATATGAAGAATCAAGCGGACTCATTGGACATCGTCCAGGAGGTTGCCTATCGCGCATTTAAAAACAGAAACAGTTTAAAGGAATTGGGTTACTTTAAGACATGGATTATGAAAATCACCATCAATGCATCCATTGACTTTTTAAGGAAGAAACAAAAAGTGGTCGAGCTGCCTTTTACTAGAGAACTAGGAACACAGCAGACGGAAGACGAATACTCAGATTTATTACTAAACGAGCTACTACATGCCTTAGATGAAGACGAAAAAAGGTTAATTTATCTCAAGTATTATCAGGAATATACCTTCCAGGAAATTTCGGAGATTGTTGATTCACCAGTCAGTACGGTCAAGTCGAAAATTTATCGAACCTTAGAAAAAATCCGCTTGGATTATCCGAAGGAGGAACTTTCATGA
- a CDS encoding VanZ family protein, with the protein MDIILHNTLGNILIFVPLGIILPILFKKYRSFAKLLINVVVMTFAIEIGQFFLQIGQFDIDDVILNVGGALIGFAFFKGLTVISRQTKWKFLKRIIAL; encoded by the coding sequence TTGGATATCATATTACATAACACACTAGGTAATATTTTGATTTTTGTTCCTTTAGGTATAATACTGCCGATCCTTTTTAAAAAATATCGTTCATTTGCCAAACTTCTCATAAATGTAGTAGTGATGACCTTTGCTATTGAAATAGGTCAATTCTTTCTACAAATCGGGCAGTTTGATATCGATGATGTCATTTTAAATGTGGGTGGCGCTTTAATAGGTTTTGCTTTTTTCAAAGGGCTAACGGTCATTTCAAGACAAACGAAATGGAAGTTCCTTAAAAGAATAATAGCATTGTAA
- a CDS encoding isoprenylcysteine carboxylmethyltransferase family protein, with amino-acid sequence MEISSFAEVSFYLWVLSEIAILIKTKAQRKNVASENKDKGSFWAITIGIFACILVNQICNSMKIGYVNSTISDLGSILIIIGVVIRLWAVVTLGRHFSLVVSVESEQKIIQSGPYRAVRHPSYTGALLVFIGIGLAFNTWVGSVIMLAFFIVVFGYRMSIEEKALKAGFPEEYPRYIQKTSKLIPFVW; translated from the coding sequence ATGGAAATTAGTTCATTTGCAGAGGTTTCGTTTTACTTGTGGGTATTGTCTGAGATTGCTATTTTAATAAAAACCAAAGCGCAACGAAAAAATGTGGCGTCAGAAAACAAGGATAAGGGTTCTTTTTGGGCGATTACGATCGGTATATTTGCCTGTATCCTCGTCAATCAAATTTGTAATTCGATGAAAATCGGGTACGTCAATTCAACCATTTCGGATCTGGGTTCCATCTTAATTATCATCGGTGTAGTGATTCGACTTTGGGCAGTAGTAACATTAGGTAGACATTTCTCGTTGGTCGTCTCTGTTGAATCCGAGCAAAAAATCATCCAAAGCGGCCCTTACCGAGCGGTCCGCCATCCTTCCTATACAGGTGCATTGCTGGTGTTTATTGGGATTGGCCTTGCTTTTAATACGTGGGTTGGTTCCGTAATTATGCTTGCCTTCTTCATCGTTGTATTCGGTTATCGGATGAGCATCGAAGAGAAAGCCTTGAAAGCTGGCTTTCCAGAAGAATATCCACGGTATATTCAAAAAACATCGAAATTAATTCCGTTTGTTTGGTAA
- a CDS encoding PspA/IM30 family protein has product MGIFKRVKTIVMADLHELLDKVEDPISLLNQYMRELDEQVDKAKQTLGQQLYLEKRQELLVNETSAVVAKRKRQAELAVEKGDDTIARIALQEKLQQETKLKLYEDQLAAMKQQTSSLREQIDVLLEKYNELSNKRLVLISRAHAAKAQQQLQSAIASFSTDNALKGFTRAEDYVQQLESQALAASYFIPSAPTVNLEIQEAVERELVSLKESK; this is encoded by the coding sequence ATGGGTATTTTTAAAAGAGTAAAGACAATCGTTATGGCAGATTTACATGAATTATTGGACAAGGTGGAAGATCCGATCAGCCTATTGAATCAATATATGCGTGAATTGGACGAGCAAGTGGACAAGGCCAAGCAGACATTGGGTCAACAGCTGTACTTAGAAAAGCGTCAAGAACTACTTGTAAATGAGACTTCGGCCGTTGTTGCCAAGCGGAAACGCCAGGCGGAGCTTGCCGTCGAAAAAGGTGACGATACCATCGCAAGGATTGCTCTTCAAGAAAAATTGCAACAGGAAACGAAGCTAAAGCTCTATGAAGACCAGCTTGCGGCAATGAAACAACAGACGTCTTCCCTTCGTGAACAAATTGATGTATTGCTTGAAAAATACAACGAACTATCCAACAAGCGTCTTGTACTGATTTCACGCGCACATGCGGCCAAGGCACAACAGCAGTTGCAGTCGGCAATCGCTTCTTTCAGTACGGACAATGCACTAAAGGGATTTACCCGTGCGGAGGATTATGTCCAGCAATTAGAGTCACAGGCTCTAGCTGCCTCCTACTTTATCCCTTCTGCTCCTACTGTAAACCTGGAAATTCAAGAGGCAGTAGAACGTGAATTGGTATCGCTTAAGGAAAGCAAGTAA
- a CDS encoding permease prefix domain 1-containing protein, producing MDQNIKTYVDQIVKELQCDKNEKAEIAEEMIQHLELLKDEYIEQGLSESEAVQQALASFGDKNTLTEGLQSSMFPGYKIYSYGVKIAFYLYSFIILWNLLFQRIIGRIIDHGSFNRYFWYPENTNSFFSIEVWKLNSNLSPVQDHLSLYC from the coding sequence TTGGATCAAAACATTAAGACCTACGTTGACCAGATAGTAAAGGAACTTCAATGCGATAAAAATGAAAAAGCGGAAATAGCGGAGGAAATGATTCAACATCTAGAATTGTTAAAGGACGAGTACATAGAACAGGGGCTTTCTGAGAGTGAGGCGGTTCAACAAGCGCTAGCTAGTTTTGGAGATAAGAATACTTTAACAGAGGGATTGCAATCCTCTATGTTTCCAGGCTATAAGATTTACAGTTATGGCGTAAAGATTGCATTCTATCTCTATTCATTTATCATACTTTGGAATCTACTATTTCAACGAATCATCGGTAGGATCATTGATCATGGTTCATTTAACCGTTACTTTTGGTACCCGGAAAACACAAATAGTTTTTTCAGCATAGAGGTGTGGAAACTGAATTCGAATCTCAGTCCCGTTCAAGACCATCTCTCGCTATATTGTTGA
- the acpP gene encoding acyl carrier protein, with product MNTFNKLKPIIADQLGVKMENITPDASFKDDLEADSLDMVNLTMEIEDEFAIEINDKIAATLQTVGDVVKYIENR from the coding sequence ATGAACACATTTAATAAGTTAAAGCCTATAATTGCAGACCAACTGGGTGTCAAAATGGAGAATATCACACCGGACGCATCATTTAAAGATGACTTAGAAGCGGATTCGCTTGATATGGTGAACCTGACGATGGAAATTGAAGATGAATTCGCGATCGAAATTAATGACAAAATTGCAGCAACGCTTCAAACGGTCGGCGATGTTGTAAAATATATTGAAAACCGTTAA
- a CDS encoding GNAT family N-acetyltransferase, with amino-acid sequence MVKVLLVEHQRKYAEAMSALSSAPQVRDALGLTYSQTSVEGTIGFIEFILEQEKQGQQYSRVILNEKEEVIGVITLKEIDPTKKTSHIGTWIGHPFWGKGYNALAKAEILYTAFTELDLEYVFAGAKLSNIRSQKAQEKLPYIRVDVQAEFPDEHSKLESQVKAPCVLNVIEKDAFLKWYLNQESK; translated from the coding sequence ATGGTAAAAGTTTTATTAGTGGAGCACCAAAGAAAGTATGCGGAAGCCATGTCGGCTCTATCTTCGGCACCTCAAGTAAGAGATGCATTGGGACTTACCTATAGCCAAACCTCAGTGGAGGGAACGATTGGATTCATTGAGTTCATTCTGGAACAAGAAAAACAAGGGCAGCAATATTCCAGAGTCATTTTAAATGAGAAGGAAGAGGTAATTGGGGTTATTACTTTGAAAGAGATCGATCCAACTAAGAAAACGAGTCATATCGGAACCTGGATCGGGCATCCGTTTTGGGGTAAAGGGTACAATGCCTTAGCTAAGGCAGAGATTTTATATACCGCGTTTACCGAGTTGGATTTAGAATACGTTTTTGCTGGAGCTAAATTGTCCAATATCCGATCGCAAAAGGCGCAGGAAAAGCTTCCTTATATAAGGGTAGATGTACAAGCAGAATTTCCAGATGAACATTCTAAGTTAGAGTCTCAAGTAAAGGCTCCTTGCGTATTGAATGTGATCGAGAAAGATGCGTTTTTGAAATGGTATTTGAATCAAGAAAGTAAATAA